In Paenibacillus sonchi, the genomic stretch GCTCGACAGCCGCCGCACATGCTCGTCCGGGTGCTGTGACCAGCGCAGCATCTGCGCCATCATCCGCTGCGGGTCCCGCAGCAGAAACGGCCGGACGGCAAATTCTGCCGACGATTTGGGCGTGAAGCGTTCCAGCGCCGACATCGACAGCTCCCAGTGCTCTTCGCTTCCTCCGAACACTTCAACGAAATCGGGGAAGATCAGGTATGGGAAGCCTACGCATTCTTTATCTATCGCAAACAGAATTTCCAGAGCATCCTCATACCGCCGGGGCAAAAATGTTCCCAGCGTCTCCGTAATCCGCCGCATCCGGCCCTTTAGCTCCAGTTCCTCCCAAGGCTCCTTCATCGCCGCAGTGACGAAACCCTCAGTATCAAACCCGCTATATACCGACTGCAGCTTCGTGCCGAAGCTGCGCAGAAATCCCTCATTGTACATTGCTTTTAACGGTTCCGCCATTTCTGTCTCCTCCTGCCGGTTACTGCCTGTGCAGTGTATTGCACTTCTGGTTACAAGTGTAGCCAGAACAGCGTAACATAAGTAACCGGACAGCTGAATGTCATATTTGGTCCGCAGGTGATTAAAGGCATCCCGGCACCTCTTTCCCCAATTTATAACCAATCCCATTTGTGAATGGACCTCCAGATTCCAGCCTTCAACTGGCGGTGTTACATCATAGCAGCCTGTGAATAATCAGTTCCAGCAATCGCAACGGTACCGCTTTTCAAATCCACAATGCGGCTTCGTGTGTCAGCATGTGAAATGTACAGCGGTTGCCCGTTTGCCATTATACAGTAGGATATAGGGATGGACACCCCGCAGTTCCGGTAGGAGCCGTCGGCATGGCTGGTTCCAATGATGGAGCATTGGTATTTCACAGCGATCCGCGCTGCCTCCTCCGTCCACAAGGCGAACTGTTCTTCACTGAACATTCCCACTCCAATCGGATGGGCGATGAAATCCAGGGTTCCAGCATGCCCTTCCAGCCCGTTCAACCCCTGCAAAATCTCCACACACAGCAGATAACCCATCCTGATAGCACCTGCCTCAATTACGGAAGGAGCATACAGCTCTCCTTGCATCGGTGACTTTGCCCGTTCCAATACAATCTCTCCGTCCGGACCGATCACCAGCGCTCTGTCTTGGCCGTTATCATTTTTGTAGCTGGTAATCATCAGCTTCCTATACTGCCCGGCAAGACTGCGGAGAGTCTGCACACTGCCGGTATCGGCTACATACCCTTCAGGGTAGAGCACTGCATCGCAATATTCGGACCACTGCTTAAGTTCTTGTTGCATCCTCAATAACCCTGACTCGTGGTTGGGTTGGGAGACCAGCAATCTCATTGGGATTCCTCCATACATTTACTTTCTGCCGCCTAAAATTCTTCAATTCAGCAGCGCTTCTATTTGTGCAAAATAAGTATAATCCGCCTTTGTCTGCAACAGGAAAGCGTCATTTTCACATATTTTGCAAATTAAATCTTGTTTTCAAAATGCAATGCCTGTCGTATTATAGATAAAAAGCTTTTGTAGACACCCGCGCTAAAGCGAACAACGGAGGAATGTCAGCCATGCCGCAGACACTTGTCAAAAATGTTGATTTTTTTGTCGCCGCCCTATCGCAGACCTATGTGTCAGCGCTGCAGCTCGACCCGGACGGAATGTATTCCCAGGTGGGCATCGGAATCGTCGAGAAATTTGCTGAAGACTATGTACGGCTCAAAAGGTTCGACGGCAGCGTCTCCCATTACGACCGGGAAATCACGAAATTCCAGCATAACAAAGCCTAATTCATCCCTAATTACATTCCGCTTTGAGTATAATTTCCCTGCTTACTCCAGATAAAAGGCTGCCAGCCCTTAGCATTACGGCACAGCCTTGACACCTTTCTCCCCTGCATGGTGGTTCAGTTCCGCCCATTTGGTTAATCGTTACATAAGATGGGCATTATGGACATATCCTGACTTTTGCAGGGCAGAAAGGAATGAGAGGCATGAGCGACAAAGCGGATTTCAGAGACGAACGAACCCCCGGATTCAGTCAGATTCCTGATGCCAGCATCAGGCCTGGACAGACCGCATCTACGGACAAGCTGGACGATATCGTCGGAGGTATTATGGATAATGTGCAGGAAACCCTGACCGGCGATTCCCCTAAGAACTCCGGCAAGAATCCGGCCGGGGAGAAAACCGGCGACAAGTAAAAAACATTCGAAAAGGGACTTGGGCCATTCTATCCTGAAATAACGATGTCCGATTCATACGACATGGTTATGGAAGCCTCGAATTTGGCGAAGCCGAATTGAGGGCCTTCTCCGAAATTTCATCGTCTGAAGTGCTGCCAATGGGCGGCATGAATATCTGTTGTATTTTGTACAGCAGATCATCCCTAAATAGTCCGAAAAACTGGATCTATTGCACTCTGTACAGGCAGAATCCTGTGTAAAGAGTGCTTTAGGCCAGAATTCCAGAAATCAATTGCAGAAAATACAATAGAATGCTATTTTTCACAGAAAACTGGCTATTCTGCTGCACAAAATGCAATCAACCTGCACGAGTTCACAAGCATAGCAAAAAAGCCGTACCCATATACAGACCTACCAGCCATACCAGGCGCGGGTAGGTTTTTTTGTGCTATAAGAAAGCGCCTCCAGAGGTGTCCGGTCCCATTGTGCCAAAGAAGACGCAGAAGCTTGAACGCTTTCAAAATTGTTCCATAATCATGCGTTCTCCTTCACACTCATTGCCCCGACACCGGCAAGCAAAAAATTATAAAGCCGGAGGCAGCATTCCGCCACAAAATTTTAACGTGTGCAATCTAATAATTCCTTGACTTGATATTGCCGAGGCCGTAAACTGAAATCGTTAACAATTCTATTTTTCCGGAGAGATATTATGATCACCATCAAAGACATTGCACGTGTCGCCGGCGTCTCCCATACCACCGTTTCCCGGGCGCTGAACGGCAGCCCGCTGATCAAGAAGGTCACCCGGGACAAAATAGAAAAAATCGCTGCAGAAATGAATTACGTCCCCAATTACAGCGCCAAGAGCCTGGTGACCAAAAGATCCTTCACCATTGGCCTGTTTTTTTCCAGCATTGAGCAAGGGACCTCGGCCAGCTTCCTGGTGGATGCCATCAAGGGAATCAGCCACATCCTGGATGAGAACTTCAACCTGACGGTCAACGGTATTGACGGCGTTCATAACTTTGGCAACATTCAGCCGCAGCGTTTTGACGGCATTCTGGTCATGAGCCAGAGCGACGAGGACAATGCCTTCATCTATCATGTAAAGAAGATGGGCATTCCACTGGTCGTGCTGAACCGCCAGCTTGAAGACCCCGGCATTATGAACGTGGTGGCAAATGACCGCGAAGGCGTGAAGGAAGCCATCGATTATGCCGTCCGCCAGGGACACCGGAAACTCGCTATTATCGAAGGCAAACCCGGCTTCAAGTCTTCGAGCGAGCGCAAGCAGGGTTTCATGGACAGCCTGATTGCCCATCGCCTTCCGCTGAACTCCGGTTATTTTGCGGCAGGTGATTACAGCATTGAGAGCGGTTATGCGGCTATGGCTGCCCTGCTCCAGCTGGAAGATCCGCCGACAGCCGTATTCTGCTCCAATGACGACATGGCAATTGGCGCGATGAATGCCTGCTACGCCCACAAGGCCGATGTTCCGGGGCAGATTTCCCTGCTTGGATTCGATGATATCATGTTCTCCCGGTATACGAATCCCGCCTTGACCACGGTCCGCAAACCGATAACAGAAATCAGCGAGCTTGGCACCAAAATGCTGGTCCAGCTGCTTCAGCAGCCGGAGGCCAAACCCCAGCAGCTGTTCGTGAACACATCGTTAGTCATACGCCAGACGGTAGCTGAATTACAGCAGCAATGAATCCGGCAAGTAGAAACGGGTACCGTCCTTTCCTTTTTAGGAGCCTATGCT encodes the following:
- a CDS encoding LacI family DNA-binding transcriptional regulator, whose product is MITIKDIARVAGVSHTTVSRALNGSPLIKKVTRDKIEKIAAEMNYVPNYSAKSLVTKRSFTIGLFFSSIEQGTSASFLVDAIKGISHILDENFNLTVNGIDGVHNFGNIQPQRFDGILVMSQSDEDNAFIYHVKKMGIPLVVLNRQLEDPGIMNVVANDREGVKEAIDYAVRQGHRKLAIIEGKPGFKSSSERKQGFMDSLIAHRLPLNSGYFAAGDYSIESGYAAMAALLQLEDPPTAVFCSNDDMAIGAMNACYAHKADVPGQISLLGFDDIMFSRYTNPALTTVRKPITEISELGTKMLVQLLQQPEAKPQQLFVNTSLVIRQTVAELQQQ